A stretch of the Chanos chanos chromosome 1, fChaCha1.1, whole genome shotgun sequence genome encodes the following:
- the LOC115830212 gene encoding paraneoplastic antigen Ma1 homolog, whose amino-acid sequence MTAIEISARKEQQRLRSQLHSSAVEVLLHFLCEQSKRFSPDLNTQLVNAISSLVDKCQAAAVESPVYRKLRMFSGVKPTPHGEEEYDAWAEQTTHMLGEWKCADSLKKQRIAESLKGPAADIVRCLRVSNPNATASDYLTALETAFGTTESATDLLFKFRNTFQLEGEKLSAYLLRIDKLLHSVFRKGGINLGDMDRARIEQVARGALPHDLVALRIRMTYKLRSAPTFTELLHDVREEENMILERPGATHVAASTMLVPVECTTVSAASPQLESSPVSACTGKDPALESLAKEVQGLKTEVTRLLSVSSLSLVAQTPPHSSKKRPEGNPFAKAQEGLPEQLNRADIFCYRCGEDGHFQRECQNPENLRKVNKRLLKLKRPSGNSTGAQ is encoded by the exons ATGACTGCCATTGAGATTTCAGCGCGGAAGGAGCAGCAAAGACTGCGCAGTCAACTTCACTCTTCAGCCGTGGAGGTCTTGCTACACTTCCTTTGTGAACAGTCCAAAAGGTTCA GTCCAGACCTAAACACTCAGCTGGTGAATGCTATATCCTCTTTGGTTGATAAGTGTCAGGCTGCAGCAGTCGAAAGTCCAGTCTACCGCAAACTTCGTATGTTCTCTGGCGTGAAGCCAACTCCCCATGGAGAGGAAGAATATGATGCGTGGGCTGAACAGACAACTCACATGCTTGGTGAGTGGAAGTGTGCAGATtcattaaagaaacagagaatagCAGAGAGCCTTAAAGGGCCAGCTGCCGATATTGTCAGATGCCTGAGAGTCAGTAACCCCAATGCTACGGCCAGTGATTACTTAACAGCCCTCGAGACAGCCTTTGGGACTACAGAGAGCGCCACAGATCTCCTGTTTAAGTTTCGTAACACGTTCCAGCTTGAAGGTGAGAAGCTTTCAGCATATCTGCTTAGAATTGACAAACTGCTTCACTCTGTGTTCCGGAAAGGTGGCATCAATCTGGGGGACATGGATAGAGCCCGCATTGAGCAGGTTGCAAGAGGTGCTCTGCCTCATGACCTTGTTGCCCTCCGTATTAGAATGACCTACAAACTCCGATCTGCCCCTACCTTCACTGAACTGCTCCATGacgtgagagaggaggagaatatGATACTGGAGAGGCCTGGTGCTACCCATGTCGCTGCATCCACCATGCTTGTGCCAGTCGAATGTACAACCGTCTCAGCTGCGTCACCACAGCTTGAGTCCAGTCCTGTATCTGCTTGTACCGGAAAAGATCCTGCTTTAGAGAGTCTTGCCAAAGAAGTGCAAGGGCTTAAGACTGAGGTCACTcgcctgctctctgtctcttcacttTCATTAGTTGCACAGACCCCACCCCACAGCAGTAAGAAGAGGCCAGAGGGAAATCCCTTTGCAAAAGCACAAGAGGGACTACCAGAACAGTTGAACCGAGCTGACATCTTCTGTTACAGATGTGGTGAAGATGGTCATTTTCAGCGGGAATGCCAGAATCCAGAGAACCTCAGAAAGGTGAACAAACGCCTCCTGAAGCTGAAGCGGCCGTCGGGAAACTCCACAGGGGCCCAGTAG